TTCGCCACGCTGTTCGTTGCCGCACAGACCTCGGCACGAGGCGCGTCTACGCTGGAAGCGGTTGACAGTTCCACGACCGGACCCGAGGCGACACCATGACATTCGACGAAGACATCGACTCGTTCAAGAGGCGCATCGCCGATGCGGAAATCCAGCGCGATGCCTGGCGGGTCGCGGGGCGCGAGGAGAGATACCTCGAGGCCTATTTCATGGTCGAGGCCCTGGAGCAGCAGCTCGACGAGCGGCTTCGACAACATGCAGCCGGCCAGGTGCCCGGCTGAGAGGCGCGCGTCGAGCTCACGCAGAATTCGATTGGCCGTCGAGGGAAACCATGCATTGCCGCAGAGGTCGTGCGGCACGAAGCTGGTTGCACCCGACAGCAGCGCCGACTCCGGCGCAAGTGGCCAGTCGTCTCCGCCACGATCCCCGCCAACAACCTCGGTGTTGCGCCCGGACCAGCCTCGGGATGGGCTGAGGAGAACGGAGCAGGTCGCAGTGAGTTCGGCAGACCTTCTGTGGATGTGCGGGGCCCGGCGCCCCGACAGCGATGCCGTGAAGCGCGCAGGCAACAGGACGGCTCTCTCCAGCTGACGCCGATCGTCGTCGCCGATTCCATCGCAGAACGTCATCGGGCCGGCCCTCGGGGCGGCCCCAACGCAAGAAGAGGGAATCCGACATGGCAAGTTCGAACGCGGCGCTCCGCTGGAGCGCATGGGGTGTACTTTGTCTCGCGGGAGGTGCTGCACTGTCCGCCGACTGGACCAGCGCAGGACACGACATGAGGAACTCGCGCTACCAGAACGACGAGACCCGGATCAGCGTGAGGACGGTCGGCGGGCTCACCTTGCGATGGTCGGTTGCCACCAGCGGCGACGTGACCGCCAATCCCGCCGTCGACGGCGACTACCTGTACTTTCCCGACTCGGCCGGCTTTCTCTACAAGGTGGACAAGGCGACGGGCGCGATCGTGTGGAAGAACCCGGTCGCGCAGTACACCGGCATTGCCGGCGACTTCGCACGCGCGACGCCGGCCGTCGCGGGCGACGCGCTGATCCTGGGCAACCAGAGCGGCAAGTTCCTGGGCACCGCCTTCGGGCAACCCGACCCGCAGGCGGCGCGCGTGTTTGCGGTGAACAAGCACACCGGCGCGCCCATGTGGTCGACTCAGGTCGACGACACCGTGCTGTCCTTCGTCACGCATTCGGCGGTCGTCGCCAACGGGACCGCGCTCGTGGGCATCGCATCGAACGAGGAGCTGGTGGCGGCCTTCGTGCCGAAGCCGTACTGGCAGTGGCAGTTCCGCGGCAGCGTCGTCGCGCTGGACACCATCACCGGCGCCATCAAATGGAAGACCTACACCGTGCCGCCCGGCTACTACGGCGGCGCCGTCTGGGGGAGCACCGGAGCGATCGACCTGCGGCGCAACCAGGCCTACATGGCGACGGGCAACAACTACATGCTGCCCGACAGCGTGCTCGCCTGCCTGAACAGCGGCGGCAGCCCTGCCGCATGCATGGACCCGTCGAACATGTTCGATTCCATCATCGCGCTCGATCTGTCGACCGGCGTCGTCAAATGGGTGGCGCGCGGACTGCCCTACGACGCCTGGAACGTGGCCTGCGGACTCAACACGCCCGGCTTCGTCGTCGGGCCGTGGTTCCCCGGGGTGTACGCCAACTGTCCCAACGGCAACCCGGCGACAGCCGGCCCCGACTGGGACTTCGCCCAGGGACCGATCATGTTCGGCGACACCGGCAACGACCTCGACACCGGCCTGGTGGGGGCCGGCCAGAAGAGCGGCATGTTCTGGGCCTTCCGCGCCAAGGACGGCAAGCTGGCCTGGTCGCGGCAGGCGGCGCCGGGCGGTGTC
The Piscinibacter sp. XHJ-5 DNA segment above includes these coding regions:
- a CDS encoding PQQ-binding-like beta-propeller repeat protein, whose amino-acid sequence is MRNSRYQNDETRISVRTVGGLTLRWSVATSGDVTANPAVDGDYLYFPDSAGFLYKVDKATGAIVWKNPVAQYTGIAGDFARATPAVAGDALILGNQSGKFLGTAFGQPDPQAARVFAVNKHTGAPMWSTQVDDTVLSFVTHSAVVANGTALVGIASNEELVAAFVPKPYWQWQFRGSVVALDTITGAIKWKTYTVPPGYYGGAVWGSTGAIDLRRNQAYMATGNNYMLPDSVLACLNSGGSPAACMDPSNMFDSIIALDLSTGVVKWVARGLPYDAWNVACGLNTPGFVVGPWFPGVYANCPNGNPATAGPDWDFAQGPIMFGDTGNDLDTGLVGAGQKSGMFWAFRAKDGKLAWSRQAAPGGVTGGLQWGSATDGQRIFVAAANSGPSSNGGGVGALPWTLKDGTTTTAGGWAALDAKSGAVLWTTKDPQGSRAEAAVSGANGVVFGCNLAAGAGTLYALDAKSGKVLWSYDSGAPCNAGPSIVDGMVFWGSGTFVSPGGPKKVFAFWLP